A stretch of DNA from Lotus japonicus ecotype B-129 chromosome 4, LjGifu_v1.2:
AATCCAGATATTGGAGGATATGCTTCGCTCTTGTGTTTTAGATCTTCGAGGGAAATGGGATCAGTATTTACCTTTGATGGAGTTTGCCTATAACAATAGCTATCAGTCTAGTATCCAGATGGCACCATTTGAGGCATTATATGGTAGGCGATGCAGATCACCAATAGGTTGGTTTGAAGTTGGCGAAGCCAAGCTTGTAGGCCCAGAACTTATTCAAGATGCAATTGAGAAAGTTAAGCTAGTTCGTGATCGCTTGGTTACAGCTCAGAGTTGGCAAAAGTCTTATGCTGATAAGAGACGACGCCCTCTGGAGTTTGCAGTTGGAGATCATGTGTTCTTACGTGTGTCTCCAATGAAAGGGGTGTTGCGGTTTGGCAAGAAAGGGAAGTTGAGTCCAAGATTCATTGGACCGTTTGAGATTTTAGAGCGAGTTGGCCCAGTAGCTTATCGGTTGGCACTTCCGCCAGATCTTTCCGAAGTTCATCCAGTTTTTCATGTCTCTATGCTTCGGAAATACCTATATGATCCTTCGCATGTTATCAATCATGAAAATGTGCAGCTAGATGATAACTTATCTTATGAAAAGCACCTAGTAGCTATAATTGATAGGCGAGTAAAGCATTTGCGCTCTAAGGACGTTGGGTCAGTGAAAGTTCTTTGGCGAGGACCAGCTGGCGAAGAGACGACATGGGAACCCAAAGATATCATCCGTGAGAAGTACCCTTCCTTATTTGAGACTCAAGGTTAGTAAATGTTTTAAAAATTCGAGGGTGAATTTTCTTTAAGGGGGGAAGAATGAAACGCACCGTTTCAATTAGTAtaggaggaaaaaaaaaacagaacttaaAAGAGAACAAAGGAAACCGACCCTAACCCACCCCATTTTCCCTTTCTCCTTTCACTTttcctcttctcttttctccttcGACAGCAacccttctctcttctcttcttgaattttatttttctcctttttcctcACCAAAACTACATCAATTGCCACCTCTAAGCTACAAttatttgaagaagaagaagaagctggatgTTTTAAAGTGGGGAAGCTTTTGGTTAGTTGGGTGCTAGGGTTTATGCTATAAGAGAGGAGAAGAGTACCCACCCAGTGAAGGGTACTCACTTGAGCTCAATGGGTATATTCACAACCGAAAATTCTAAAGAATTGTATTCTAGTCTATGTTAGTTTTgggtaaattaattttagggaTTTGAGCTCACAATTAGGGATTTCATGGTTGCTTTTGGATAATAGATATTTAAATTAAGTTCCTAAAGAGTTGAAATCTGTTGTTGGTGTTCAGATTTGCCGACCACGGACTCATCCGGACATCTTGAAGTTGTTGGGAGCGCTTCTCTTGATCCTTCATAGTTGTGAGTGGTTTATGGCCATTGTGGCATATTTTTAATTACTCTATGTTTATGGTTTTGACTATTTTATTATAACTTGAAGtatctatttatttaaaattgggGGAACATCCTTTCATTCACAATACTATCTTTTATTGAGTTATTTAAGGATAtgcaataaaaaatgaataatgaATTTGAGAATgattttagtttgttttaagCTATGAAGTTACAAActttatgtattgtatcatgTTGGACTGAGAATTACATCTTGATGAGCTTTGATAATCATTGAGAACATTCATATTTGAAACTTTGATATGAGATTGCTTATGGTTTTGAAATGATGATTGTGGGAATACATGttagaaccccgtagccgttaacggaggtaacggcctaggtgcacctaATTATTTGATTTCgggtggagagggctatccgttagatggagccgccagtgcacggaaagggctatcaacgagatgtagcttcccccgatgagattgatgagatatgacatgattccgggtggagagggttatccgttagatggagccgcctcttgGATACGATAATCCTtaagaggaaagggctatcaacgagatgtagcttcccccgatgacacgatgtgacttgagaaaggaaagggctatccgttagatggagccgcccctaGGGGAAAGTCCACCCCGTaggaggaaagggctatcaacgagatggagccgccttaTGACTATGGTTCTCTCATGTGTGTTCCCTATTGTATTTGGATTATCGGATTTTGAGTgattttataaattgaaaatgCTTTAACCGCATTATGATTCTTTAAGTTTTCTCCATGTCAAAGTGACCGTGATTTGAGTTAGTAAAGCATGAAGCTTTTACCATGCCATATATGTTTTATGAAAGTGATTTGAGTTACTTGATTTGATCAAATGTCATATTTATCCTGAGTTTTAAAGAGAAAATCGTGCCTATGATGTTCCCCTTCTAGTTCATGGTGGTTAATAGGccctcactaagtctttgtgacttaccccctCCTTATTTCCATTTCAGATTCACAGGTAGCTGAGTAAGAGGTTGTTTCAGTTGTAGCTTGTACAATTACTTCTTTTTGGTAGGCCTCCTACGGTTGGTGGCCATGTTGATGTCTTTTGTTGATCTTGTTGGTGTTCTGCAGCTATAAGGAATATGTAGTAGTCATATTTTGTAAAGTGCAAACAACTCTATGATGTATTTGATGACGTTGCTTCTTGGATGTTGGATATGTATATATTTGGATCCTTGGTTGGATTTTAAACCTCATTGGCAGGTCTTGTTATTTTGGGAAATGAATATATACAAAGGAAACTCTATCGAATTATCGCTTGAACttgtttatttttataagtGATATTGTAGAAATGAGTTGTGAGGAAGCAGGCTTGCTAGGCTATGGTAATAGCTTACGCGCCGGTCACGGCTTAGGTTTGGGTGGTGACACATATTATCATCAATGCTTCATAAATTTTATGGCAAAATGAAATGTGCTTTGTTATTTATCATGAAAATTAGTAGCAGAGAGGACAAGCTATGTTTAACGCATAAAGATTTTGTCCATGATTTTTGACAAAATCACTTTCAATTTCAAATAATTATCCACAGCACTCACAACTTAATTTGAAAAATCTACTGTAGGAATATATTCACATATATACCACTCACGTGTTTAATTATATAGCAGTAAGGAAATGAATACATGCACGGAAGCAAATTCTATCAAACCAATCTTTGAACAATTCATAAAAGGGACTGAATAACTTACCTCACCAGGTAAAAGAAATTTGATGAAACAGTACCTTGACTCCTTGAGTAACTATCTTCTTTGTGAGCGAGGAAAAATGTCAGCGGCACCAGCTCTTCAATAGACTAGAAAGGAGGGGAAGAAGCAGCTCCGTTGTTGATTGTGTTTTCATTTTCGGGGTAGGAGTTTGAGTTGTCCATATAAAACTCTCAAGATTGTTGCAAAAATGGGGATGAACAACACGAACACCGAACCGAACAACAATGTTGGTggaacaaaaacaacaacatcACGAACAGTACACCTTCACGAACCAGAACCTCCAATAAAACAAGCTGAGTCGCGAAAATCAATTCGCTGTCCTTGAGAGTTTTATTCGGGTATCATCCAAAATACTCTCGCAGGATTAAACAGCCTCTTCCGGCAATAAACCGGGTGACAAAACTAACGAGATTAACTTAATCAATACGCCCAGGATACAATTTAGATGGGAGAGGAAGGGAGAGGAAGAACTAGTTTTCTGCTATATGTCTTCATGAGAATAAGCTTAGTATTTATAGGGGATGATTTCACCAAATACAAGATAGTGGAGTGCATAAATGATGGGCGGCGGAAATTAAATGGTGGACGGAAAACCTTAATGAGAGGGTGGCAACACAATAAACAAAGTTTATATATTCTAGGTTGGACGGTGGCACTAATGGATAGTAAGCACATGTAAATTGTGTTAGAAGTTTTGAAATACTCACAAATTTTCCAACACTTAgaagggcataaaagatttgattgacgctgacaacaagatgcatcttcttttttatagtcaaactcataaaaactccaaggtTGAAGAAAAAACGCGctaaaaagactcgtgttgttaccgtaaGACTAGTTGTTAGATCGTGATGTAGAGAAGAAATTCACTTAgggatatttttgtaatttaatGTTTTGATTCTCATTTCAAAGCAATTATGTACAATTTTTCGGTTTATTAGATGGTTTCACACTTCTTATGTCGCACTTGGAGATTGTACTCTGAAATGCTCAATCTTTAAATGAAAGCATTTTAACTCAATCGACATTAGGGATGACACCCGCCCGGGGTGGGGTCGGGGAGTGCCTCCCCACTCACCGTTCCCGCATCTCGTCCTTGTACCCACCCCTACTCTCCATCCCCATGACGGGGTGAACTTTCGCTCCATCCCCAATCCTTACCTCCCGCGGGTCTCCACGGGTCCCCATGCTGACAATTAACACATTATTAAAAATCGAATAAAaactaaatttaaatattaaaaaacataaatttctACCTAGACCACAAATGAGAATGGAACATGtcaaattttttgaaaatgtatAATGAATTTCAAATAACATTGATCAAAATTCATCACACTATGCAAagtctacaaaataaaaaaattgaaataagtaATAGTGGTaagaaatttataatttttacttttgtacttaataaaaaaaattggtgttATACTTATTCTTCAATctgattgtttttattttattttatataattggCTATGTTTATGGTCCTTTACACATTTTTCTATTAGCTACTTGGCTTTATTATAAAAGGTACTATTGAATTTTATGTATGCATACGGGGCGGGGATCACGCAAAGCGGGGAGGGTGATGCCCACCCATCCCTAGATTTGTCTGGGGGGGGTTTGTCCTCATCCCCATCTCCACGGGGGGAAATTCCCCAAGATCGGGGCCCCAAATGGGGCAATCCCCACAGGGATCCCCATATGCAGGTGGAAATTGTCATCCCTAAACGACATCGATCTCTATGAACTTTAATCCCCTAACAGGATACTAAGAGACATCGATGTCATATCTGAACCCAAaatcttaaggcattaggtttacaAGTCACATATCTTATAAAGTATTCTCCTCACCcctacttaaccaatgtggaaCTCCAACTCATACTTGAATTTCTCAACAACCACACTTGTACCGTCGTTCGTTGCGTTAACGGAACCTGCCGCCTAACCACATTGCTAGGaggactttcgacacaaggagtcgtTACCATGGTTCCACAAACAAATACCACTTGTTGAGGAAGACAAGGGAGTCCATGGTTCGAGAAGTAAGATACCAAGAGATATCgatttaacccaaaaccttaaggcattaggtttatgagtcaGATCTCCTATAAAGTTTTCTCATCACCCATActcgccgcctagccacactactagaaagactttcgacacaaggagccgttaTCATGGTCCCatgaaccatcggctctgatatcACTTGTTGgggttgggggagacagggaaGCACGCGACATAAGAAGTGTGAAACCATCTAAGACACCAAAGGATATCGATGTCACATCTTAAccaaaaaccttaaggcattaggtttatgagtcacattTCTTATATAGTCTTCTGCTCATacatacttaaccaatgtgaggCTCTAACTCAAACTTAAATTCTCAACAATTTTAGGTACGTAGTTGTAAAACTCCATCCATAGAGCTTGCGTTTATTATTCTGAACATGCCATTGTCTTTCATTGAGTATGCACCTCAATTTAACTCATCGGATCTGCTTAAAAGATGGATACTTTAGCTAAGAGAAAATGATGATCATGAGCGTTATATCACTTTCTCAAGAGGTCGGCAGCTACTAGCTATGGAGGTAACCAACCAACAGTCCAATAATGATGCCACCCTGTGCTACTCAAACACTTTCACAGTTTCACACCAATTAGAGTTACACTCCAACCCAACTTTCCATGAAAGCAGCACACAGCTTTCCTGTTTTAGAATATCTCATCAATCCTCTACCACCTCGCTCAACCTTTTGTCTTTTGTATTTGTCCTCGAATCTTTTATCAATGCACAACACTCATATCACCAACCATATAGAACATATCCTTTTGGCTTATTGTACTTTGCTTTTGGAAGCTAGGAAAGATCAAGCTTAGCAAGATGGGTCGTGGGAAGCTTGAGATCAAGTTCATTGAGAATCCAACCAACAGGCAAGTCACCTTCTCCAAGCGAAGGAATGGTATCTTCAAGAAAGCTCATGAACTCACTCTTCTCTGTGATGCAAAAGTCTCCCTCATCATCTTCTCCAAAAGCCACAAGATGCACGAGTACATCAGCCCTGGCCTTACGTGAGTGAGCACTACCCCTGCTTAATTGATCTTCTTCTTATAGCATGTTTAGGCCAGTTTCTTATtcttaaaaatcaattttggaacATAGAAGTTACTTGAAACTTCTCCCTAGAATTGATCTGACTTTAGGGTCAAGTAGTGTAGTGAGATTTTTAAACATGTATTTAATTTGATATGTTCAATATTTATGAGTCATCTTTGTCTATTTCACAAGTTTATTTCTTTGCAAATTAAGTTTAACACCTAAAAAAGGATAACACTATATGTTATTGGTAAAAATATGGTTGATGAgtgaattaatttttaatatgatGCACCAATCACATGTTATGTATAAAATACACAAACTTCACTTTTGGGGTTTGATTTTTAACATGTTATATGAGCTGTGAATTTACCAGGACTAAGAAAGTAATTGATCAGTACCAGAGGACCTTGGGGGATATCGATCTGTGGCGTGACCACTATGAGGTTAATCAAGCATTTACATTCTTTATTTAACAATTCTTGTCCTAAGCACATTATTACAATCAACTAAAAGTTTAACAATGTATtaaaatagtaataataaatattaaaacttaCACTATTTTTTTAACAATTCTGCTCTGGTTATTTTCGTTTGCAGAAAATGCTTGAAAACAAGAAGAGACTGACagatattaataataaactcaGAAGGCAGATCAGGTAATTAAATAGAACTCAAGAGTTAGATGTTGCAACTAATTGATGTTGGTTTTTTATTGGGGTGATGAAATCTGAAAGGTTGAGTCATTGTTTAAACAGGCAAAGAATAGGGGAAGGCATGAATAATTTGGATGATCTGAGCTTCCAACAACTGCGCACTCTTGAAGATGATATGGTTTCTTCCACTGAGAAAATACGCGAACGGAAGGTACATTCTGATGTAATATAAGAATTAAGTCCCAAATGGGGGAGTTGGATAGCAAAACAAAGGTTAAATGTTGGTGTTGGAGGTCCAATTGCCTTAAGTTTTTTGGAGACCATAAACACCACATTCTCCTCCACCCTCTCTCCCCGACCATGAGCAAGCTTTTGAGTTTGCTTAAACTAAATTTAACAAGTAGTATGAGAGTTCACTTGGCCAACAAGCCAAAATacaaaaaagagtaaaaataattgaaaaagaaaataaacccCAAAAAAGAGACTTGggctaaaaaaaaaactatcagcCAAAAAAACATTAGCCATGGGCCTCCGACTTTGGTTCACACGAAAGGAGCACAAGTCCACGATGGTctttggcacttgaataaagctCAGACCGAGAAAGTCTATCTCGACTACTCCAGTTACACTTGAGGGAGAGTGATGAAATATAAGAATGAAAGGGAGTTGGAAAGTAAAACAAAGGTTAGGTATTAGTGTTGGAGATCCAATTATCTTAAGATTTTGGACTAGACCACACACACATTCTCCTCTAGCCCCACTCTCTCTGACTATTAGGAACTTTTTGGGCTCGCTCACACAGTGTGGGGCGGGCCAGCCCGCGTACGCAGCTCTCACACTAAACCAAACACATTCAAACTTAAATTATGGTTTTATAtagaaaattatatatttgtCTAACATTTATTTAAGTAGATCCAATACAATGTCAAGCGGCTCCTTATATAATCCGAGCCCAATAAATTACACATGTTTATTACAAAGAATATGATAATTGCAATAATGATATTAATGGTAAATCCCATGATTATGGACTAGTTTAATGGGGGCGGGGTATGAATAGCAGAGCTAGTCATGGTCGATGAAGCCAGCGATACCGACTAGTAGATGACGATCTCAGCCATAGGTTTGGCATACCATGTCATAACGGTCCATAACCTCTAAAGTTACGAGTTAAGAAATGACTAACAAGCCTTAAATTTGTCTTTAAAATTTtgtcaattttattttaattctatgTTTTTATATGGTTGCGAAGAAATTTTTGGCTTGTGCTTCAA
This window harbors:
- the LOC130715615 gene encoding agamous-like MADS-box protein TM6 encodes the protein MGRGKLEIKFIENPTNRQVTFSKRRNGIFKKAHELTLLCDAKVSLIIFSKSHKMHEYISPGLTTKKVIDQYQRTLGDIDLWRDHYEKMLENKKRLTDINNKLRRQIRQRIGEGMNNLDDLSFQQLRTLEDDMVSSTEKIRERKLHVIKTRTDTCRKKVRSLEQMNGNLLQELDSRTVALANGVSNFHAFNEEYNHLNRHQHVEEFDSYYLRLA